ACCGGCAGGTCCCGACCGCCCGCCCACCGGTTAGCCTGAGCCACCCACCAGTGGTACTCAGCAGGCGGTCGGTACAGAGATGGACTTCCCGGCGGAACTTCCCGCGGACTTTCCCCAGCAGGCACACCCCCAGCCGCACGGCGGCTGGCCGGGCAACGAACTGGAGGAGGTGCTCTCCGCGTCGTTCGGCGTTCCCACGGCAGGCGGCCGGATCGTCGAGGTGCTGGCCCGCAGCTTCCTCTGGATCCCGCTGCCCAACGGCGGCGGCCCCGACAGCGTCCCCCTCGATCTGCCCACCCTGGAGATCGAGGGCCAGGCGTACGTCCCGGTCTTCAGCTCCGAGGAGCAGTTCCGGCACGTCGTCGGCTCGCACATGTCGTTCACCATCGCGCCGGCCGTCGAGTTCGCCCGCGGCCTGCCCCCGCAGGTCGGGGTCGCGGTGAACCCGGACGGCACGGTCGGCGTCCCGCTGCCGCCCGCCGCCGTCGCCGAGCTGTGCCGG
The sequence above is a segment of the Streptomyces griseoviridis genome. Coding sequences within it:
- a CDS encoding enhanced serine sensitivity protein SseB — protein: MDFPAELPADFPQQAHPQPHGGWPGNELEEVLSASFGVPTAGGRIVEVLARSFLWIPLPNGGGPDSVPLDLPTLEIEGQAYVPVFSSEEQFRHVVGSHMSFTIAPAVEFARGLPPQVGVAVNPDGTVGVPLPPAAVAELCRAGHSSPAGPATGGRVRLFEPDWQHDPVDFLNAAAAEFATTGVVRTARRCLAEVETAPPVMFVGVELTHWEGDIHALPTQALGRAMGLAAPPWPVNLVLLDVTDDPVAGWLRDHVRPFYQRAF